From one Desmodus rotundus isolate HL8 chromosome X, HLdesRot8A.1, whole genome shotgun sequence genomic stretch:
- the NHSL2 gene encoding NHS-like protein 2 isoform X2, which translates to MERAESMTLFWSLGGHSNSPTGRVARSTSSDIKHSHSVPEGVHGRVAVSQEVRFPNLSSPVLRNPSSDLEEPPQVRGGTKPPGMESVGMVYSVPSSCNGPTESTFSASWKGDAFTYMTPSATSQSNQVNENGKNPSSGNAWVSLHTLPPLVPKEAATVFVIRDNPAGCSGSAGYSEHPMQRRQVSERPFNIGLLTGSGTSRLETGPGGASRFRERSLSVPTDSGTTDVDYNEEQKSSEACALPYASTSSEGSNSADNIASLSSQQQAQHRRQRSKSISLKKAKKKPSPPMRSVSLVKDEPESGSALPKDQRPRSLCLSLEHQGHHSSQGHPAVPTFKDPEGTQFSHHWYLTDWKSGDTYQSLSSSSTATGTTVIECTPVQGSSESLASPSTSRATTPSQLSIEVEAREVPSPGRPTGLMSPSSGYSSQSETPTPTVSMSLTLGHLPPPSGSGRVRPVVPERKSSLPPTSPMEKISKSRLSFDLPLTSSTYLDLSGMSISIRSKTKVSRHHSDTNFGAKLLQKTSPNQPIMPMVTQSDLRSVRLRSVSKSEPEDDIESPDYAEESGGEVFALPERKMKPPIAEKPPLARRPPSLVHKPLSVPEEHPLTSPTLAMTPKSSIQHKRPLPPDIYTVVQKPKSFSFPEARSPGESTASSSVVFTPFASSSGAFCSGTQQPPQGSTEDEGPKVRALPERISLQSQEQAEKKKGKIPPPVPKKPSILYLPLTSPTAHMEAYGAEPRLPVSPIITLEEDAKCPSTSDHLQSPGTRTTSMPHADGEREASPLGSSMETSTEEKSVISDKTAEWIAEDDDDVFVASRTTEDLFTVIHRSKRKLLGWKEPGEAFAGGSRPSSYSPIRNTADSPTSESAASAGSSGSASLDAGRNDDFKALLQKKGSKATPRSRPSAAELLKTTNPLARRIIAQFSKDYDTTDSPST; encoded by the exons GTCACAGCAACAGCCCCACAGGCAGGGTAGCTCGCTCGACCAGCTCAGACATCAAGCACAGTCATTCTGTTCCAGAAGGCGTTCATGGAAGAGTTGCAGTCAGTCAGGAAGTTCGTTTCCCAAATCTCAGTTCACCAGTACTGAGAAATCCTTCTAGTGATCTGGAAGAACCTCCCCAGGTGCGTGGTGGCACCAAGCCTCCTGGCATGGAAAGCGTGGGAATGGTGTATAGTGTCCCCAGTTCTTGCAATGGACCAACAGAATCTACATTCTCTGCTTCCTGGAAGGGAGATGCTTTTACCTATATGACTCCGAGTGCCACCAGTCAGAGCAATCAAgtcaatgaaaatggaaaaaatcctTCCTCTGGGAATGCATGGGTTTCTCTGCACACACTGCCACCTCTGGTTCCTAAGGAGGCTGCCACCGTTTTTGTCATTCGTGATAACCCAGCAGGATGCAGTGGATCAGCTGGCTATTCTGAACATCCTATGCAACGAAGGCAAGTATCGGAGCGACCCTTCAATATTGGCCTTCTGACTGGTAGTGGTACCTCAAGACTGGAGACAGGCCCAGGTGGGGCCAGCAGGTTCCGGGAGCGGTCACTGTCTGTGCCCACAGACTCAGGCACCACAGATGTGGACTACAATGAGGAGCAGAAGTCCAGTGAAGCCTGTGCCCTGCCTTATGCCAGTACAAGTTCTGAGGGCAGTAACAGTGCTGACAACATTGCCTCCCTTAGTTCCCAACAGCAGGCCCAGCATAGAAGGCAGAGATCCAAGAGTATCTCACTCAAGAAGGCCAAAAAGAAGCCTTCCCCACCAATGCGCAGTGTCTCATTGGTCAAAGATGAGCCAGAAAGTGGGTCAGCACTACCCAAGGATCAGAGGCCCAGGAGCCTTTGCCTCTCCTTGGAACACCAAGGACATCACTCATCCCAGGGTCACCCAGCCGTGCCTACCTTCAAAGACCCAGAAGGTACACAATTCTCCCACCATTGGTATCTTACTGACTGGAAATCTGGTGACACCTACCAGTCCTTGTCCAGCTCCAGCACTGCCACTGGCACCACGGTCATTGAGTGTACTCCAGTTCAGGGCAGCTCAGAGTCTCTTGCCTCCCCTTCTACCTCTAGAGCTACAACACCTTCACAACTCTCCATCgaggtagaggccagggaggtACCCTCCCCAGGAAGGCCCACTGGGCTGATGTCACCCTCCAGTGGATACTCCAGTCAGTCAGAGACACCAACACCCACTGTCTCCATGTCCTTGACCTTGGGCCACTTGCCCCCACCGAGCGGCAGTGGTCGGGTGCGTCCAGTGGTACCTGAAAGGAAGTCATCACTACCCCCAACATCACCAATGGAGAAAATTTCCAAGTCACGACTATCATTTGACCTCCCATTGACTTCGTCTACCTACCTGGATCTGTCTGGGATGAGTATCTCTATCCGAAGCAAAACCAAGGTGAGCCGGCATCACTCAGATACAAATTTTGGGGCCAAGCTGCTCCAGAAAACTAGTCCCAATCAGCCAATCATGCCCATGGTTACTCAGTCTGACCTACGTTCTGTTCGCCTGAGGTCAGTCAGCAAATCTGAGCCAGAAGATGACATCGAGAGCCCTGACTATGCTGAGGAATCGGGAGGAGAAGTCTTCGCCTTGCCAGAGAGAAAGATGAAACCTCCTATAGCCGAGAAACCCCCGCTGGCCCGAAGGCCTCCAAGCTTGGTCCATAAGCCACTGTCTGTCCCTGAGGAGCACCCTCTCACTTCACCTACATTGGCTATGACCCCTAAGAGCTCAATTCAACACAAGAGGCCACTCCCTCCAGACATCTACACGGTGGTACAGAAACCAAAGTCTTTCAGCTTCCCTGAGGCTAGAAGCCCAGGGGAGTCAACAGCATCATCATCTGTTGTTTTCACACCTTTTGCCAGTTCCTCTGGTGCCTTCTGCTCAGGAACACAGCAACCTCcccaaggaagcacagaggatgaGGGCCCCAAGGTGAGAGCTCTGCCTGAAAGAATTAGCCTCCAGAGCCAGGAACAAGCTGAGAAGAAGAAAGGCAAGATTCCACCTCCTGTACCAAAAAAGCCCAGCATTCTCTACCTGCCTCTAACCTCACCTACAGCTCACATGGAGGCCTATGGGGCTGAACCAAGGCTGCCTGTCAGCCCCATCATCACTCTGGAGGAAGATGCCAAGTGTCCCTCAACCAGCGACCACCTGCAATCACCTGGTACAAGGACCACTTCAATGCCACACGCTGATGGTGAAAGGGAGGCAAGCCCTCTGG GGAGTTCCATGGAAACCAGCACCGAAGAGAAAAGTGTTATCAGTGATAAAACAGCTGAATGGATTgcagaagatgatgatgatgtgttTGTGGCTTCACGCACAACTGAAGATTTATTTACTGTGATACACAG GTCCAAAAGAAAGCTACTTGGCTGGAAGGAGCCCGGAGAGGCCTTTGCCGGAGGCAGCAGACCGAGCTCCTACTCACCGATAAGGAACACAGCTGATTCTCCAACTAGTGAGTCAGCTGCCTCTGCAGGGTCAAGCGGCAGTGCCAGCCTAGATGCTGGCAGAAATGATGATTTCAAGGCCTTGCTACAGAAGAAGGGTAGTAAGGCAACTCCAAGGTCCCGCCCCTCGGCAGCTGAACTGCTGAAGACCACTAACCCACTGGCTCGGAGAATTATCGCACAATTTTCAAAAGACTACGACACCACTGATAGCCCCAGTACCTAA
- the RTL5 gene encoding retrotransposon Gag-like protein 5 codes for MSEASGNLNSLRMANVALREELNALRGENANLGLQLGRALAEVNSLRGNVSSYIRWPVPVLAEENFEFPLNEIDSLPEGEMPFTRWPPPRTEPECAPEELLMNGTQDCGTSDGQVDPPPQPSQSPPALPPPASKELPPQPPVPPLERPELEPFSGDPVYLPEFLMRLETFIADHEDHFPGGAERVAFLISFFTGDAKDWAVSVTQEGSPLHANFPRFLDEIRKKFCGPIPPSVAKKAIRKLKQGDCTLGSYADAFQFLAQFLSWDDCRLQNQFLKGLSEFFRKELLWSTEMADLDELILECVEIERKVRVPKPIPLPGVRNIFFPFAADPNVEGSGEEERYSEDEDAEVRRRRLHDKDQRRRARAIQEEMREQEEEKRKKEEEMRKKEEEMKQKREEEDDDDEDEIVVVDVVDEEEEEMRKKNEDENKDEDKSQEPGQEPEQEPEQEEETEDEAQDDDLDELMEVEPTYANASSQTTGYYHENFLDTSPPIIQPSRRRNQNRVPLLEGLPGTNSPFYSSPPLIRRAGRLGQRHTRRRPPVLFRLTPRQAGHRASRGRIRV; via the coding sequence ATGTCCGAGGCATCAGGAAATCTCAATAGCCTACGCATGGCGAACGTGGCCCTGCGCGAGGAATTAAATGCCCTTCGAGGGGAGAATGCCAATTTAGGCCTTCAGCTAGGAAGAGCCCTGGCGGAGGTGAATTCCTTGCGGGGCAATGTCTCCAGCTACATCCGCTGGCCAGTGCCCGTCCTTGCGGAGGAGAACTTTGAGTTCCCGCTCAACGAGATAGACTCCTTGCCCGAGGGTGAAATGCCCTTCACACGCTGGCCTCCCCCACGCACGGAGCCCGAGTGCGCCCCGGAGGAGCTGTTGATGAATGGGACCCAGGACTGCGGCACCTCTGATGGCCAGGTTGACCCTCCCCCGCAGCCCAGCCAGTCCCCGCCGGCACTGCCCCCGCCCGCCTCCAAGGAGCTGCCCCCGCAGCCTCCTGTGCCACCTCTGGAGCGGCCTGAGCTAGAGCCCTTTTCAGGCGATCCGGTCTACCTGCCTGAATTTCTGATGCGGTTAGAGACCTTTATAGCCGACCACGAGGATCATTTCCCCGGGGGTGCTGAGCGGGTGGCTTTTCTGATCTCTTTTTTCACTGGTGACGCCAAGGACTGGGCCGTCTCAGTCACCCAGGAAGGAAGCCCCCTGCATGCCAATTTCCCGCGCTTCCTGGATGAAATCCGTAAGAAATTCTGTGGCCCCATCCCCCCAAGTGTGGCGAAAAAGGCCATCCGCAAGCTCAAGCAGGGAGACTGTACCCTCGGCAGCTATGCAGATGCTTTTCAGTTCCTGGCCCAATTCTTGTCTTGGGATGATTGTCGCCTTCAAAACCAGTTCCTCAAAGGCCTGTCAGAATTCTTCCGCAAGGAGCTCTTGTGGTCAACAGAAATGGCCGACCTGGACGAGCTGATTCTCGAATGTGTGGAGATAGAAAGGAAAGTGCGTGTCCCCAAGCCAATCCCGCTCCCTGGGGTTCGCAATATATTCTTCCCTTTTGCTGCAGACCCTAATGTCGAGGGCAGTGGAGAAGAAGAGCGCTACAGTGAGGATGAAGATGCAGAGGTGCGCAGGCGCAGGCTTCACGACAAGGACCAGCGGAGGCGTGCAAGAGCTATTCAGGAAGAGatgagggagcaggaggaggagaagaggaagaaggaggaagagatgaggaagaaggaggaggagatgaaacagaaaagggaggaggaggacgacGACGATGAGGACGAGATCGTGGTGGTGGATGTTGTCgacgaggaagaggaggagatgaggaagaagaaTGAGGATGAGAATAAGGATGAGGATAAGAGCCAGGAACCAGGGCAGGAGCCAGAGCAGGAGCCAGAACAGGAGGAAGAGACCGAGGATGAAGCCCAGGATGATGACCTAGATGAGCTGATGGAGGTGGAGCCAACCTATGCCAATGCTTCATCCCAGACTACTGGGTACTACCATGAAAATTTCCTAGATACATCGCCTCCAATAATACAGCCCAGCAGACGGAGGAACCAGAATCGAGTCCCACTGCTGGAGGGCCTTCCAGGTACCAATTCGCCTTTCTACAGTTCACCACCACTGATTCGCCGAGCAGGTCGCTTGGGGCAACGCCATACTCGAAGACGGCCCCCAGTGCTATTCCGCCTCACTCCAAGACAGGCAGGGCATCGGGCTTCCCGTGGCCGAATTCGCGTGTGA
- the NHSL2 gene encoding NHS-like protein 2 isoform X1, whose product MERAESMTLFWSLGAAANSGRENATATAHSRSSWRQPVNVFLSSGRPPSVEELLREAQLNLQSLLQEEYEEQYSEARLLGQTFRSADEAPEPTPSPRPQSARRLEFVLMPTKQQLKEDETTTQGVRAPEASLSLSTTADKQVAWNSPFPLPILEEKRWLQPCSTHSDIVPINISGQQFDKHASLRHSLFNTETAVNPKSTLRRRRTIIGFSNFSQRDQGHSNSPTGRVARSTSSDIKHSHSVPEGVHGRVAVSQEVRFPNLSSPVLRNPSSDLEEPPQVRGGTKPPGMESVGMVYSVPSSCNGPTESTFSASWKGDAFTYMTPSATSQSNQVNENGKNPSSGNAWVSLHTLPPLVPKEAATVFVIRDNPAGCSGSAGYSEHPMQRRQVSERPFNIGLLTGSGTSRLETGPGGASRFRERSLSVPTDSGTTDVDYNEEQKSSEACALPYASTSSEGSNSADNIASLSSQQQAQHRRQRSKSISLKKAKKKPSPPMRSVSLVKDEPESGSALPKDQRPRSLCLSLEHQGHHSSQGHPAVPTFKDPEGTQFSHHWYLTDWKSGDTYQSLSSSSTATGTTVIECTPVQGSSESLASPSTSRATTPSQLSIEVEAREVPSPGRPTGLMSPSSGYSSQSETPTPTVSMSLTLGHLPPPSGSGRVRPVVPERKSSLPPTSPMEKISKSRLSFDLPLTSSTYLDLSGMSISIRSKTKVSRHHSDTNFGAKLLQKTSPNQPIMPMVTQSDLRSVRLRSVSKSEPEDDIESPDYAEESGGEVFALPERKMKPPIAEKPPLARRPPSLVHKPLSVPEEHPLTSPTLAMTPKSSIQHKRPLPPDIYTVVQKPKSFSFPEARSPGESTASSSVVFTPFASSSGAFCSGTQQPPQGSTEDEGPKVRALPERISLQSQEQAEKKKGKIPPPVPKKPSILYLPLTSPTAHMEAYGAEPRLPVSPIITLEEDAKCPSTSDHLQSPGTRTTSMPHADGEREASPLGSSMETSTEEKSVISDKTAEWIAEDDDDVFVASRTTEDLFTVIHRSKRKLLGWKEPGEAFAGGSRPSSYSPIRNTADSPTSESAASAGSSGSASLDAGRNDDFKALLQKKGSKATPRSRPSAAELLKTTNPLARRIIAQFSKDYDTTDSPST is encoded by the exons CTGCAGCTAACTCGGGTCGGGAAAATGCGACAGCGACTGCCCACTCGAGGTCGTCATGGCGACAGCCAGTGAACGTGTTCCTCTCCTCAGGCAGGCCCCCGAGTGTAGAGGAGCTGCTTCGCGAGGCGCAGCTTAATCTCCAGAGCCTGTTGCAAG AAGAATATGAGGAACAGTACTCGGAGGCCAGACTGCTGGGGCAGACCTTCCGCTCTGCTGATGAGGCCCCTGAGCCCACCCCTAGCCCAAGGCCCCAGTCTGCCAGGCGTCTGGAGTTTGTATTGATG CCTACAAAACAGCAGCTGAAGGAGGATGAGACTACCACCCAGGGTGTGAGGGCCCCTGAGGCCTCCCTGAGCCTGTCTACCACGGCCGACAAGCAAGTTGCCTGGAAtagccccttccctctgcccatcCTAGAGGAGAAGCGGTGGCTTCAGCCTTGCTCCACGCACTCTGACATTGTGCCCATCAACATCTCTG GGCAGCAGTTTGATAAACATGCAAGTTTGCGACACTCATTGTTTAATACAGAGACAGCCGTGAACCCCAAGTCCACCCTGAGGCGGAGGCGGACCATTATTGGATTCTCTAACTTTTCCCAGCGAGACCAAG GTCACAGCAACAGCCCCACAGGCAGGGTAGCTCGCTCGACCAGCTCAGACATCAAGCACAGTCATTCTGTTCCAGAAGGCGTTCATGGAAGAGTTGCAGTCAGTCAGGAAGTTCGTTTCCCAAATCTCAGTTCACCAGTACTGAGAAATCCTTCTAGTGATCTGGAAGAACCTCCCCAGGTGCGTGGTGGCACCAAGCCTCCTGGCATGGAAAGCGTGGGAATGGTGTATAGTGTCCCCAGTTCTTGCAATGGACCAACAGAATCTACATTCTCTGCTTCCTGGAAGGGAGATGCTTTTACCTATATGACTCCGAGTGCCACCAGTCAGAGCAATCAAgtcaatgaaaatggaaaaaatcctTCCTCTGGGAATGCATGGGTTTCTCTGCACACACTGCCACCTCTGGTTCCTAAGGAGGCTGCCACCGTTTTTGTCATTCGTGATAACCCAGCAGGATGCAGTGGATCAGCTGGCTATTCTGAACATCCTATGCAACGAAGGCAAGTATCGGAGCGACCCTTCAATATTGGCCTTCTGACTGGTAGTGGTACCTCAAGACTGGAGACAGGCCCAGGTGGGGCCAGCAGGTTCCGGGAGCGGTCACTGTCTGTGCCCACAGACTCAGGCACCACAGATGTGGACTACAATGAGGAGCAGAAGTCCAGTGAAGCCTGTGCCCTGCCTTATGCCAGTACAAGTTCTGAGGGCAGTAACAGTGCTGACAACATTGCCTCCCTTAGTTCCCAACAGCAGGCCCAGCATAGAAGGCAGAGATCCAAGAGTATCTCACTCAAGAAGGCCAAAAAGAAGCCTTCCCCACCAATGCGCAGTGTCTCATTGGTCAAAGATGAGCCAGAAAGTGGGTCAGCACTACCCAAGGATCAGAGGCCCAGGAGCCTTTGCCTCTCCTTGGAACACCAAGGACATCACTCATCCCAGGGTCACCCAGCCGTGCCTACCTTCAAAGACCCAGAAGGTACACAATTCTCCCACCATTGGTATCTTACTGACTGGAAATCTGGTGACACCTACCAGTCCTTGTCCAGCTCCAGCACTGCCACTGGCACCACGGTCATTGAGTGTACTCCAGTTCAGGGCAGCTCAGAGTCTCTTGCCTCCCCTTCTACCTCTAGAGCTACAACACCTTCACAACTCTCCATCgaggtagaggccagggaggtACCCTCCCCAGGAAGGCCCACTGGGCTGATGTCACCCTCCAGTGGATACTCCAGTCAGTCAGAGACACCAACACCCACTGTCTCCATGTCCTTGACCTTGGGCCACTTGCCCCCACCGAGCGGCAGTGGTCGGGTGCGTCCAGTGGTACCTGAAAGGAAGTCATCACTACCCCCAACATCACCAATGGAGAAAATTTCCAAGTCACGACTATCATTTGACCTCCCATTGACTTCGTCTACCTACCTGGATCTGTCTGGGATGAGTATCTCTATCCGAAGCAAAACCAAGGTGAGCCGGCATCACTCAGATACAAATTTTGGGGCCAAGCTGCTCCAGAAAACTAGTCCCAATCAGCCAATCATGCCCATGGTTACTCAGTCTGACCTACGTTCTGTTCGCCTGAGGTCAGTCAGCAAATCTGAGCCAGAAGATGACATCGAGAGCCCTGACTATGCTGAGGAATCGGGAGGAGAAGTCTTCGCCTTGCCAGAGAGAAAGATGAAACCTCCTATAGCCGAGAAACCCCCGCTGGCCCGAAGGCCTCCAAGCTTGGTCCATAAGCCACTGTCTGTCCCTGAGGAGCACCCTCTCACTTCACCTACATTGGCTATGACCCCTAAGAGCTCAATTCAACACAAGAGGCCACTCCCTCCAGACATCTACACGGTGGTACAGAAACCAAAGTCTTTCAGCTTCCCTGAGGCTAGAAGCCCAGGGGAGTCAACAGCATCATCATCTGTTGTTTTCACACCTTTTGCCAGTTCCTCTGGTGCCTTCTGCTCAGGAACACAGCAACCTCcccaaggaagcacagaggatgaGGGCCCCAAGGTGAGAGCTCTGCCTGAAAGAATTAGCCTCCAGAGCCAGGAACAAGCTGAGAAGAAGAAAGGCAAGATTCCACCTCCTGTACCAAAAAAGCCCAGCATTCTCTACCTGCCTCTAACCTCACCTACAGCTCACATGGAGGCCTATGGGGCTGAACCAAGGCTGCCTGTCAGCCCCATCATCACTCTGGAGGAAGATGCCAAGTGTCCCTCAACCAGCGACCACCTGCAATCACCTGGTACAAGGACCACTTCAATGCCACACGCTGATGGTGAAAGGGAGGCAAGCCCTCTGG GGAGTTCCATGGAAACCAGCACCGAAGAGAAAAGTGTTATCAGTGATAAAACAGCTGAATGGATTgcagaagatgatgatgatgtgttTGTGGCTTCACGCACAACTGAAGATTTATTTACTGTGATACACAG GTCCAAAAGAAAGCTACTTGGCTGGAAGGAGCCCGGAGAGGCCTTTGCCGGAGGCAGCAGACCGAGCTCCTACTCACCGATAAGGAACACAGCTGATTCTCCAACTAGTGAGTCAGCTGCCTCTGCAGGGTCAAGCGGCAGTGCCAGCCTAGATGCTGGCAGAAATGATGATTTCAAGGCCTTGCTACAGAAGAAGGGTAGTAAGGCAACTCCAAGGTCCCGCCCCTCGGCAGCTGAACTGCTGAAGACCACTAACCCACTGGCTCGGAGAATTATCGCACAATTTTCAAAAGACTACGACACCACTGATAGCCCCAGTACCTAA